Proteins from a genomic interval of Candidatus Nanopelagicales bacterium:
- a CDS encoding response regulator produces MARQTRVMYVENDPTLRGIISRNLEASDQIELVSSHASSVEALDDPALLKIDVALLDLALGPDSLNGTELGIAIRSKNPNAGIVIFTQHMVPDFLAQLPEEFQWGWSCIEKRADLEVDYLVDVLRATARGLNVVDPKMQLARAAMEPSPIDRLSVRQREVMALAASGLDAPAIAEAMSLAAVTVRQDLSKAYAVLVPSPKAGTDLRTSAVLKYLKETRLYADEFQI; encoded by the coding sequence ATGGCTCGACAAACGCGCGTGATGTATGTGGAAAATGATCCAACACTGCGTGGAATCATTTCGCGCAATCTTGAAGCGAGTGATCAGATCGAGTTGGTCTCATCGCATGCATCTTCGGTTGAAGCTCTCGACGATCCGGCATTGTTGAAAATTGACGTAGCGTTGTTAGATTTAGCGCTAGGCCCAGATTCCCTAAATGGAACTGAGCTTGGGATCGCAATTCGATCGAAGAATCCCAATGCGGGCATTGTCATTTTCACGCAACACATGGTTCCGGATTTTCTAGCGCAGTTGCCAGAGGAATTTCAGTGGGGATGGTCATGTATTGAAAAGCGCGCGGATCTCGAGGTCGACTATTTGGTAGATGTGCTTCGAGCAACAGCACGTGGACTCAATGTTGTTGACCCAAAGATGCAACTGGCGCGCGCGGCAATGGAACCTAGTCCGATCGATCGTTTATCTGTCCGACAACGCGAGGTGATGGCTCTGGCTGCGAGTGGTCTCGATGCCCCAGCAATTGCCGAAGCAATGTCATTGGCGGCCGTCACCGTGCGTCAGGACTTGTCAAAGGCTTATGCGGTTCTCGTCCCAAGTCCAAAAGCAGGAACGGACTTGCGCACCAGCGCAGTGTTGAAGTACCTGAAGGAAACTCGGTTGTATGCCGATGAATTCCAAATCTAA
- a CDS encoding histidine kinase, translating into MPMNSKSKLHRFFSDAIRVAFGPWQIRPWVVGILLAILFNYSSVEIFKVERGTEVDGLQWLVQVPNALFVGMMYVLPALAWNFLATSVFKLRPNRWNYLGAVIGLALLGTAGRAYLMPWWDFNYLDSPSQIFAMAFRIAAGQLIVFALLGLNDRRLKQQIARTERALAEVRDQRTVMINNEENLRSSISAYLHDNVQASLVALAMQLNLVAKRADTQLSAEISSIVDGLEEVRSSEVRKASHRLSPDISFHGLPSAIRELAVTYEPWMLTTVNVTEEWAPGDAVPERRDIVVLGAYRMIEQALLNSAIHGRARRVEVSISMNSDELLVHVVDDGHGFVASSYQPGTGSKVIDAWVQSLDGTWSIESNSDFGVHVYACLPLSV; encoded by the coding sequence ATGCCGATGAATTCCAAATCTAAATTACACAGATTTTTTTCAGACGCTATTCGAGTCGCGTTTGGCCCTTGGCAAATCCGTCCGTGGGTTGTGGGAATTCTGTTAGCGATTCTCTTCAACTACTCATCGGTAGAAATTTTTAAGGTTGAGCGCGGCACGGAAGTCGATGGCCTTCAATGGCTAGTGCAGGTTCCCAATGCGCTGTTCGTCGGCATGATGTACGTCCTTCCTGCTCTCGCATGGAATTTCCTTGCAACATCTGTTTTCAAACTGCGACCCAACCGCTGGAATTACCTGGGAGCAGTAATTGGGCTTGCGTTACTAGGGACTGCGGGCAGGGCATATTTAATGCCGTGGTGGGATTTCAACTATCTCGATTCTCCGTCACAGATTTTTGCGATGGCGTTTCGTATTGCGGCAGGGCAATTGATTGTTTTTGCGCTGCTCGGACTGAACGACAGGCGTTTAAAGCAGCAAATTGCCCGGACTGAACGAGCACTAGCTGAAGTCCGTGACCAACGAACAGTCATGATCAATAATGAAGAGAATCTGCGCAGTTCTATATCGGCCTACCTGCATGACAATGTGCAGGCCAGCTTGGTGGCACTGGCGATGCAGTTGAATCTCGTGGCCAAACGCGCCGATACTCAACTTTCTGCAGAAATTTCATCGATTGTTGATGGTCTAGAAGAAGTGCGCAGTTCTGAAGTTCGTAAGGCGTCTCATCGCTTGAGCCCAGATATTTCATTCCATGGGCTTCCATCCGCAATCAGAGAACTTGCTGTCACCTATGAGCCATGGATGTTGACAACCGTGAATGTCACAGAAGAGTGGGCCCCTGGCGATGCAGTTCCAGAGCGGCGAGACATTGTCGTGTTGGGCGCGTACCGCATGATTGAACAAGCACTCTTGAACTCAGCCATTCACGGGCGAGCGCGACGAGTGGAAGTTTCGATATCAATGAATAGCGATGAATTGCTCGTACATGTTGTTGACGATGGGCATGGGTTCGTTGCTAGTTCTTATCAACCGGGAACAGGCTCCAAAGTGATTGATGCTTGGGTGCAATCACTGGATGGCACTTGGTCTATTGAATCCAATTCGGACTTCGGGGTACATGTCTACGCTTGCCTGCCATTGAGTGTGTAG
- a CDS encoding peptidylprolyl isomerase, with translation MTMTATLHTSQGDIKLNLFPDHAPKTVETIVGLAEGTLEWTNPKTGEKSNTPLYDGTVFHRVIDGFMIQGGDPLGTGTGGPGFRFADEPHPELVFDRPYLFAMANAGPNTNGSQFFITVAPTAWLNFKHTIFGEVADQASRDVVDKIGSTKVGPGDRPLEPITINSVTVTRD, from the coding sequence ATGACTATGACCGCAACCTTGCACACCTCACAGGGTGACATCAAGCTCAACCTGTTCCCTGACCACGCGCCAAAGACCGTTGAGACCATCGTGGGCCTTGCTGAAGGCACCCTGGAATGGACCAACCCAAAGACTGGCGAAAAGTCCAACACACCGTTGTATGACGGCACTGTGTTCCACCGTGTGATCGATGGCTTCATGATCCAAGGTGGCGACCCACTTGGCACCGGCACCGGCGGCCCAGGCTTCCGTTTTGCCGATGAACCACATCCAGAGCTTGTGTTTGATCGCCCTTACTTGTTTGCAATGGCTAACGCTGGCCCAAACACCAACGGTTCACAGTTCTTCATCACTGTGGCACCAACTGCATGGTTGAACTTCAAGCACACCATTTTCGGTGAAGTTGCAGATCAAGCATCACGCGATGTTGTCGACAAGATCGGTAGCACCAAGGTTGGCCCTGGCGATCGTCCACTTGAGCCAATCACCATTAACTCAGTCACCGTTACGCGCGACTAA
- a CDS encoding rhomboid family intramembrane serine protease produces MIPASVGFQCPTCVGNTKVAKVVTPVGATVVEKPYVTYALIGINIVVFLLQFSMGIDESSKQYGMWPAGIAMEGSYWTLMSAAFMHASPLHIAFNMYILFVMGQTLERIFGHSRFIVLYLLAALGGSVASYWFSDLRTVSVGASGAVFGLMGAFVVAGRRLKFDITQVLILLGINLAFGFIGSGIDWRAHLGGMAVGALVAAIFVFAPRNNRVLIQTLGCIAVLVVLLILVAMRTSAIQELLAPFVPGIAT; encoded by the coding sequence ATGATCCCCGCATCTGTTGGCTTTCAATGCCCCACATGTGTTGGTAACACAAAGGTTGCCAAGGTTGTAACACCAGTAGGCGCAACCGTTGTTGAGAAGCCTTACGTCACGTATGCACTTATTGGCATCAATATCGTCGTGTTTCTTCTGCAGTTCTCCATGGGCATTGACGAGTCGTCAAAGCAATACGGAATGTGGCCTGCTGGCATTGCCATGGAGGGAAGTTACTGGACGCTCATGAGTGCCGCGTTCATGCATGCCTCACCACTACACATCGCATTCAACATGTACATCTTGTTTGTGATGGGACAAACGCTTGAGCGGATTTTCGGCCACTCGCGTTTCATCGTGCTGTATCTGCTCGCCGCACTGGGTGGTTCCGTTGCGTCATATTGGTTTAGTGATCTGCGAACGGTTTCGGTTGGCGCCAGTGGCGCAGTCTTTGGCTTGATGGGTGCATTTGTGGTCGCGGGCCGTCGATTGAAATTCGACATTACTCAGGTGTTGATTTTGCTCGGCATCAACTTGGCCTTCGGCTTCATCGGGTCAGGCATCGACTGGCGGGCGCACCTTGGGGGCATGGCCGTCGGCGCACTGGTCGCTGCGATTTTCGTATTTGCACCGCGCAACAACCGAGTGTTGATTCAAACCTTGGGCTGCATTGCTGTCTTGGTGGTCTTGCTCATCCTCGTAGCGATGCGTACATCAGCGATTCAGGAACTTCTGGCACCCTTCGTGCCGGGAATTGCGACCTAA
- a CDS encoding cell division protein CrgA: MPVSKKRKKDLGYQAPPTMGEHKIARLGSPRWLAPLMVACFVVGLIYIVVYYIAGPQIGFMNAMAPILNVGIGFGFIIVGFFLSTKWQ, translated from the coding sequence ATGCCGGTGTCCAAGAAGCGTAAGAAGGACCTCGGCTATCAAGCGCCTCCAACCATGGGTGAGCACAAGATCGCCAGGCTTGGATCCCCTCGCTGGTTGGCACCTTTGATGGTGGCCTGTTTCGTGGTGGGCTTGATTTACATCGTCGTGTACTACATCGCCGGCCCGCAGATCGGTTTCATGAATGCGATGGCTCCCATCCTGAATGTGGGAATCGGATTCGGCTTCATCATCGTGGGCTTTTTCTTGTCCACGAAGTGGCAGTAG
- a CDS encoding aminodeoxychorismate/anthranilate synthase component II — translation MTRILVVDNYDSFVFNIVQYLAQLGAEVTVKRNDEVTTTEALEYDGILLSPGPGTPEDAGVCMAIVRECGGKVPIFGVCLGHQAIAAAFGATVDRAPELVHGKVSAVHHGEIGVMAGLPDPFTATRYHSLAVEPATMPDELFVTGQTDTGIIMGLRHRTMAIEGVQFHPESVLTEGGHRMLANWLAECGDTNAVKNSEGLAPVVNH, via the coding sequence GTGACCCGAATCTTGGTTGTGGACAACTACGACAGTTTTGTCTTCAACATCGTCCAGTACCTCGCCCAGCTCGGTGCCGAGGTCACGGTCAAGCGCAATGATGAAGTCACCACCACCGAAGCCCTCGAGTACGACGGTATTTTGCTCTCCCCTGGGCCAGGTACCCCAGAAGACGCAGGAGTCTGCATGGCGATCGTGCGCGAATGCGGTGGCAAGGTGCCGATCTTCGGAGTGTGTCTTGGCCACCAAGCAATTGCAGCCGCATTTGGCGCAACGGTTGATCGCGCACCAGAGCTTGTCCACGGCAAGGTTTCCGCCGTTCATCACGGTGAGATCGGCGTGATGGCAGGGCTACCTGATCCTTTTACGGCTACTCGCTATCACTCACTTGCTGTTGAGCCGGCAACGATGCCTGACGAACTTTTCGTTACCGGACAAACAGATACCGGAATCATCATGGGCCTTCGTCACCGAACGATGGCAATTGAAGGCGTGCAATTCCACCCTGAGTCAGTACTGACCGAAGGTGGACATCGCATGCTGGCGAACTGGTTAGCGGAGTGTGGCGACACCAACGCAGTGAAAAACAGTGAAGGATTGGCCCCTGTCGTCAATCACTGA
- the pknB gene encoding Stk1 family PASTA domain-containing Ser/Thr kinase, producing MSDVRMLGDRYEIGEVIGRGGMAEVHEARDVRLGRRVAIKILRPDLARDPDFQVRFRREAQSAAALNHPNIVAVYDTGEDRLDAEGGGPQEVVPYIVMEYVDGMTLRQLLTSGRRLLPERALEIISGVLSALDYAHRHGIVHRDIKPGNVMLTRSGDVKVMDFGIARAINELNTSVTATSAVMGTAQYLSPEQARGEVVDARSDLYSAGVLLYELLTGRPPFTGESAVSIAYQHVSEMPTPPSQIDNGVSPEIDLIVLAALAKRTDQRYQTATEFRSDVERMIQGGPMTAAVPVVMADDHTQMLAPVEAAGIAEYARSRQPKRRRGFGFWAVAGAVVLGLVAAVLLVGQFVLGGGGVARVSVPNLEGLTVESAQELLLANKLTLGAQSAEVSDRPEGRIIAQQPASGETIEEGQAVNVSVSSGKEKATVPQLVGLSSVNDARTALLDANLQLGPITEEDSDQPAGYVLSQSPLEGTQVNAGSTVAITIASGSVSVPQVVDKQEAQARSDIVQAGFDPQVIYQDTGADVAGKVLAQSPQAGSKLDRGSVVTITVGRAVPVSAPPVAP from the coding sequence GTGAGCGACGTACGCATGCTCGGTGATCGCTATGAAATTGGCGAGGTCATTGGGCGCGGCGGCATGGCTGAAGTCCATGAAGCACGGGACGTGCGATTAGGTCGACGCGTTGCAATCAAAATCTTGCGCCCTGACTTAGCACGCGATCCAGATTTCCAAGTGCGCTTTCGCCGGGAAGCTCAATCCGCTGCAGCCCTCAATCATCCGAACATTGTTGCCGTGTACGACACCGGCGAAGATCGCCTGGATGCTGAGGGTGGCGGCCCTCAAGAAGTCGTTCCGTACATCGTTATGGAATATGTCGATGGCATGACCTTGCGTCAGTTATTGACGTCGGGGCGTCGCCTTCTCCCTGAGCGTGCGCTCGAAATTATTTCTGGTGTTCTTTCCGCACTTGATTACGCGCATCGTCACGGAATTGTGCATCGCGATATCAAGCCGGGCAACGTGATGCTGACTCGCAGCGGCGATGTAAAGGTGATGGATTTCGGTATCGCTCGCGCGATTAATGAACTCAATACTTCGGTTACTGCTACCTCAGCTGTGATGGGCACGGCGCAATATCTTTCGCCAGAGCAAGCACGCGGCGAGGTCGTTGACGCCCGCAGCGATCTTTACAGCGCGGGTGTATTGCTCTACGAACTTCTGACAGGTCGTCCACCATTTACTGGTGAGTCCGCTGTGTCTATTGCCTACCAACACGTTTCTGAGATGCCAACTCCGCCATCGCAGATCGATAACGGGGTTTCTCCTGAAATCGATTTGATTGTGCTTGCAGCCTTGGCCAAGCGCACTGATCAGCGCTACCAAACCGCTACTGAATTCCGTTCAGATGTTGAGCGCATGATTCAGGGTGGGCCAATGACTGCAGCCGTTCCGGTGGTGATGGCTGACGATCACACGCAAATGCTTGCGCCAGTTGAAGCTGCAGGTATCGCTGAATACGCGCGTTCACGTCAACCTAAGCGTCGCCGTGGCTTTGGTTTCTGGGCAGTAGCTGGGGCAGTTGTGCTTGGTTTGGTTGCCGCGGTGTTACTCGTTGGTCAGTTTGTCCTGGGCGGCGGTGGAGTCGCTCGCGTTTCTGTACCCAATCTTGAAGGTCTCACGGTTGAAAGTGCTCAAGAACTGTTACTTGCCAACAAGTTAACCCTCGGTGCTCAAAGCGCCGAAGTTTCTGATCGCCCTGAAGGTCGCATCATTGCGCAGCAACCCGCTTCTGGTGAAACTATTGAAGAGGGCCAAGCGGTCAATGTCTCCGTGAGCAGCGGTAAGGAAAAAGCCACAGTGCCACAACTTGTTGGCTTGTCGTCTGTGAATGATGCGCGCACGGCGCTGCTTGATGCCAATTTGCAATTGGGTCCCATTACTGAAGAGGACTCTGATCAACCAGCGGGCTACGTGCTTTCACAGTCGCCACTTGAAGGAACGCAGGTCAATGCGGGTAGCACGGTTGCAATCACGATCGCATCCGGCTCAGTCTCGGTACCGCAGGTTGTTGATAAGCAAGAAGCACAGGCACGCAGTGACATTGTGCAAGCAGGTTTTGATCCTCAGGTGATTTACCAAGACACCGGGGCTGATGTTGCGGGCAAGGTTTTGGCGCAATCACCACAAGCGGGATCAAAACTTGATCGAGGTTCAGTTGTGACAATCACGGTTGGTCGCGCAGTGCCCGTATCTGCACCACCAGTTGCACCGTAA
- a CDS encoding penicillin-binding protein 2 translates to MNRPIRRIGAVFAILLLAMIANVTFIQVFKAADYRDRPGNQRQLLAQYDRERGPIVVSTDAAARSIETGDTLRYQRVYSNGELYAPITGFYSLVYGATGLERTENKILNGSSDLLFVDRTKQLFAGRQIQGGSVVTTINPDAQVAAYEGLGTKVGAVVAIEPSTGKILASAQSPSFDPNILSTHKPAEIRTYYESLTADPDKPLLNRPIVALNPPGSTFKLVTTAAALASGRFTPDSLLPGPKTYQLPNSTKRINNWNRTACGPGGMVTLRQALAISCNTAFAWLGNELGADALRTQAQLMGFDSRFELPLRAARSTFPEDPDAPQTSLSAIGQYEVRATALQMAMVGAAIGNKGVLMNPFMVQEIRGPDLSVLQTTQPSVFKQAMTAANAATEAELMVNVVNNGTGSNARISGVDVAGKTGTAQTGNDRPSVAWFVSFAPAQNPKVAVAVCIEQAGTSEISGNGLAAPIAKKVMQAILKQS, encoded by the coding sequence ATGAATCGACCAATTCGACGCATCGGTGCAGTGTTCGCAATCTTGCTACTGGCCATGATTGCCAACGTCACCTTCATTCAAGTGTTTAAGGCTGCTGACTATCGCGATCGCCCAGGGAATCAACGCCAACTCCTTGCGCAATATGACCGGGAACGTGGGCCGATCGTGGTTTCCACTGATGCAGCTGCTCGTTCCATTGAAACGGGAGACACCCTTCGCTATCAGCGCGTCTATTCCAACGGCGAGCTCTACGCACCAATTACTGGGTTCTATTCACTCGTCTATGGAGCAACCGGCCTAGAGCGCACGGAAAACAAAATTCTTAATGGCAGTTCTGATCTGCTCTTTGTTGATCGCACGAAACAACTCTTCGCTGGTCGGCAAATTCAAGGTGGATCCGTCGTTACGACCATTAATCCTGATGCGCAGGTTGCCGCCTACGAAGGGTTAGGTACCAAAGTTGGTGCTGTTGTTGCGATTGAGCCGTCTACGGGCAAGATTTTGGCATCAGCTCAGTCACCATCCTTTGATCCCAACATTCTTTCCACGCATAAGCCTGCTGAGATTCGTACGTACTACGAATCTTTGACTGCTGATCCAGATAAGCCATTGTTGAATCGGCCGATCGTGGCATTGAACCCACCCGGCTCCACCTTCAAATTGGTGACCACTGCAGCGGCACTGGCATCAGGAAGATTTACGCCTGATTCATTGCTGCCTGGGCCAAAGACCTACCAGTTGCCTAATTCGACCAAGCGCATCAATAACTGGAATCGCACTGCTTGTGGTCCCGGTGGCATGGTGACCTTGCGTCAGGCACTTGCAATTTCCTGCAACACCGCTTTTGCGTGGTTGGGCAATGAATTAGGGGCAGATGCGCTTCGCACCCAAGCCCAACTCATGGGCTTTGATTCGCGTTTTGAATTACCTCTTCGTGCCGCTCGATCAACCTTCCCTGAAGACCCAGATGCGCCACAAACATCGCTGAGTGCCATTGGGCAATATGAAGTGCGTGCAACTGCACTGCAAATGGCCATGGTGGGTGCAGCTATTGGCAATAAGGGTGTGCTCATGAACCCGTTCATGGTGCAAGAAATTCGCGGACCTGATCTTTCGGTCTTGCAAACCACACAACCTTCAGTGTTTAAGCAAGCGATGACTGCTGCGAATGCCGCTACTGAAGCCGAACTCATGGTTAATGTGGTGAACAACGGCACTGGTTCGAACGCACGGATTTCTGGAGTGGACGTCGCCGGCAAAACTGGAACTGCACAAACAGGTAATGACCGGCCATCTGTTGCATGGTTCGTTTCATTTGCCCCAGCGCAAAACCCAAAAGTTGCGGTTGCGGTGTGTATTGAGCAGGCGGGAACCTCTGAAATCAGCGGTAACGGCTTGGCGGCACCAATTGCTAAGAAAGTTATGCAGGCCATACTCAAGCAATCGTGA